The genomic DNA TTGTTGTTGGTACCAACGACACTTAAATAGGACAACTGTAAATAATCCCCAGTAATCAAGTTCTATGATATCTTCTATCGATCCGTAGTAGCTGACATCCCCAACTATAGGGTTCTCGTCTCTAGAACTAGAGAAACTAGTTGTTTGTGCAGTCAAATATACACCACTGTTTTGTGTTGTGCATCGAGAATCTCTATCACTTGTGTGGAATCGATAGCCATTAACAACATAACCAGTAAACCTTCTAGCTGTTCGATTAGGCCCCAACGCAAACACCCCAAGTCAGATGAAACCTCCACCATTTTCCCAACCTCTTCTCGTAACCAGTCCCAGAATTCTGCCGTGTGTCTTCGTGCCCTCTTGTATCTGTTCGTATTTTCATGGCTGTCCACCAAGGCTTGATGTTCCCTAAAATTATACTAAGTTAAAACAGTGCAGAAAAGAAAAAGTTCTTGAAttatgaattaaaattatttacgTTAGAGCTTATTAAACTTACTCGAGGAGCCTCTCTACTTCTTTGTTACCAGTATTGAACAAAACATAGCGATGACTTGCCTTCCAATCAACATCTTCCAAATGAATAATAGTTCCATCTTTATTCCTTCTCGTTCCGATATGATATTCAGCTTGTGTTGGCCCTCTTTCGAAAACTGTTGAGCACATGTTGTTTTTTGTTGTTTCATCAGCAGCCAAAAATCTTGAACAAAATGTTACACATTCTTCAGCTATGTAACCTTCTACAATAGAACCTTCCGGCTTACTTCTATTACGAACGTATGATTTCAATTTTGCAAGATAACGCTCTATTGGGAACATGTTTCGAAGGTGCTGAGGTCCCCCAAGTCTAACTTCTCTAGTTAGATGAACAAGCAAGTGCACCATTATGTCGAAGAAAGCTGATGGAAAAATCATCTCAAATTGGCAAAGTACCTCGATGATTTCAGTTTCCAACTTCTCAAGCTCCTCCAAATCGATAACCTTGCTCATAGAGCTCTAAGGCAGGCACTCAATTTCATCAAAGGTACAGCAACCTCAGCCTTTGTAGTTTTTTTGATGGCAAACTACAACAAGTAGTGCAGTATGAAATGAGCATCATGGCTCTTATACCCCACTACTTTCCTCTCCTTTGTGTGCACATATCGCCCTATGTTGGAGGCACAACCGTACGGCAGTTTAGTGTTTTCCAACACTGAACAAAAGATCTCCTTCTCTTTGTTCGACAAGTCAAAGATTGCTGCTCGTATTTCATGGTGTGCTCCATCTTCTGATAGAACAGGATGGAGGGGTTTTCTAATTCCCATTTCTTGTAAATCTTTACGAGCGGCAACATGATCTTTTGTCTTGCCACTTATATTGAGTAAAGTGCCCAATATGTTATCGCAAACATTTTTTTCTATGTGCATGGCGTCAAGGTTATGTCGAAGTGGATTATGCTTCCAATAAGGTAAATCAAAAAAAATTGACTTCTTTTTAAAAGGGCCCTCAGTTTTACTCTTTGCCTTTTTATTCTGCAGGCCGAATTGGTTTACATACCCAGACAACAACTCCTCAATGTCAGTTCCCGTTAAAACTGAAGGACACTGCCCCATTTCAATTACGCCATTAAACCTTTTAGTATCCATTCTCCACTTGTGTGCAGAAGGAAGAAACTTTCGGTGGTTCATATAGCACATTTTCTTGCTATGCTTCAAATAAAGTGATGAAGTTTCATAATGGCAGACAGGACACCCTAGTTTGCCTTTTGTGCTCCAGCCGGACAACATAGCATATCCCGGGAAATCGCTAATAGTCCATAGCACTCTAGCACGTAAATTAAAATCTTCATCAGCCAAGGCATCATAAGTATTAACGCCGACCTCCCATAATTCTTTTAACTCGGCAATTAAAGGTTGCATGAACACATCAATACTATTCTTTGGTGAATCTGGACCAGATATTAGTGTCGAAAGAATTAGATTTTCTTGTTTCATGCATAGCCAAGGTGGGAGGTTGTAATTGACCAATACAATTGGCCAGGTACTGTGACTTAGGTTCATTGAACGATAGGGGTTGAATCCATCTGAGGCTACTCCTAAACTAACATTCCGATTTTCTAATGAAAAATCAGGATAGTCAGCATCTATCGTCTTCCAAGCCTCTGTATCAGCCGGATGTCTTACTTTTCCATCCTGTTGACGTCCCATATCGTGCCATTTCATTAGTTTCGAATATTCCTTGCACATGTATAGCCTCTGCAATCTCGGCTTTAGAGGGAAGTACCTCATCACATTAGCTGGCACTTTGTGTACAACCTGCCCCGGATCACTAGCATCATTGCCTTTTTTTTCCGGTAACACCCACCTAGAAACACCACAATTGTCGCATTTTTCTTTGTCTTTATTTTCGCCCCAGTACAACATGCAATTATTTCGGCATGCATGTATTTTTTCATAATGTAAGCCTAAATCCTTGATCATATTTTTTGCAGCATTCAAAGACAAAGGTATTTGGGCATCAGGAAAGGCGTCTCTTATTAACTCCAGCAATTCCCCAAAGGCAGACTCGGAAATTCCATGAGCACACTTTAAATGATAAAGTTTGATCAGGAAACTTAACCGAGAGAATTTAGTTGATCCGGGGTATAGTGGTTGTTTACCCTCCCTAACATGGCCATAAAACTTTCTAGCCTCTGCATTTGTTAGACTTTCATAGTCATTTTCTAAATCTCGAAACTTTTTACCCGTACAATTGAACATTTCACCTAAATTATCTTCGAAATCAATCCCCGTCCCCGAATCCATCAAGTCAGTACTACCGTCTATTTTGGTATGTGATACCTCGCAAATCCATTTCATATGTAATGGAGAAGGGCCACTACATATGAGATGATCATAGATAACTATTTGAGTGTGCCAATAACGGTTGACACATACTTTGCAGGGGCACTTCATTTCTTCTCCTTTAGCATGAATTGGAAATGAATTTTCCATAAATGCCTTTATCCCTCGTACATATTCTTTACTAGATTTTGGAAATCCTATCCAGCTACTATAATCATCTTCCATAAGTACACTGTATAATATAGCCTGCGAAGTTAAAAGATTATAAGTGTACCTAAAAAAGCCCGTGTAATCCTCTATGTGCACTATACTACAGTGATACTAGATAAACTAATAATTTCCTACATCTCATTCCCCATTTTTATCCATgctttgatttttattaaaatttttacTTCAATTTACAACTGTAACTTTTGAATAGCACACAGGGAATAAATGTTAGAATGTAAAAAATCAATAGTCAAAGACTTGTATAGCACATAAAATCAGTTTGAGATTAGATTAATGTCTTAAATATtcgaataatatatatttatttaattgtaCAAGGAACTAAGGAAGGCCTAGTACTGCTAAGAGACGATAAAAACAAGACACAGTAACCAAATGGCAAACAGAGTTAAGCCTTGCATTTGGACATTAAATAACAAAAAACAGCGAATAAGCAACATAATTTCATCAATTCATCTCGGCACGTAATCACATCAAGAAATGCAATAACCATAATTACAAGAATCTAAACAATAAAActcaaagagagagagagagagagagagagacggagagagagagagagacagagagagagagacagagagagggGGGAGATGACCACAAACACATATTACATTCATATTAAACACAAACTCTAAACGTATTACACATATTACACATATTAAACACAAACACATATTAAACATATTAAATAAGCAGGGATAAATAcataaaatcaaaaataaagttcAATTAGAGGTTACCTTGGTCCAAAATCGAAACCACAAAGCAGCTCTGAACCCTAATTGCTAGCTCCAACCGAAACCCTAAAATTCCGAAACCCTAATTGCATGCCCTAACTCCGTTGCAGAGAACCCGAACCACCGAAATGTTGCTGAGAACCACCTATTGCTGTTGAATCCACCGAAATGAGAAGCGACTGAGGTGAGGCTGAGGTGAGGTGAGNNNNNNNNNNNNNNNNNNNNNNNNNNNNNNNNNNNNNNNNNNNNNNNNNNNNNNNNNNNNNNNNNNNNNNNNNNNNNNNNNNNNNNNNNNNNNNNNNNNNNNNNNNNNNNNNNNNNNNNNNNNNNNNNNNNNNNNNNNNNNNNNNNNNNNNNNNNNNNNNNNNNNNNNNNNNNNNNNNNNNNNNNNNNNNNNNNNNNNNNNNNNNNNNNNNNNNNNNNNNNNNNNNNNNNNNNNNNNNNNNNNNNNNNNNNNNNNNNNNNNNNNNNNNNNNNNNNNNNNNNNNNNNNNNNNNNNNNNNNNNNNNNNNNNNNNNNNNNNNNNNNNNNNNNNNNNNNNNNNNNNNNNNNNNNNNNNNNNNNNNNNNNNNNNNNNNNNNNNNNNNNNNNNNNNNNNNNNNNNNNNNNNNNNNNNNNNNNNNNNNNNNNNNNNNNNNNNNNNNNNNNNNNNNNNNNNNNNNNNNNNNNNNNNNNNNNNNNNNNNNNNNNNNNNNNNNNNNNNNNNNNNNNNNNNNNNNNNNNNNNNNNNNNNNNNNNNNNNNNNNNNNNNNNNNNNNNNNNNNNNNNNNNNNNNNNNNNNNNNNNNNNNNNNNNNNNNNNNNNNNNNNNNNNNNNNNNNNNNNNNNNNNNNNNNNNNNNNNNNNNNNNNNNNNNNNNNNNNNNNNNNNNNNNNNNNNNNNNNNNNNNNNNNNNNNNNNNNNNNNNNNNNNNNNNNNNNNNNNNNNNNNNNNNNNNNNNNNNNNNNNNNNNNNNNNNNNNNNNNNNNNNNNNNNNNNNNNNNNNNNNNNNNNNNNNNNN from Apium graveolens cultivar Ventura chromosome 5, ASM990537v1, whole genome shotgun sequence includes the following:
- the LOC141660776 gene encoding uncharacterized protein LOC141660776 yields the protein MEDDYSSWIGFPKSSKEYVRGIKAFMENSFPIHAKGEEMKCPCKVCVNRYWHTQIVIYDHLICSGPSPLHMKWICEVSHTKIDGSTDLMDSGTGIDFEDNLGEMFNCTGKKFRDLENDYESLTNAEARKFYGHAILYSVLMEDDYSSWIGFPKSSKEYVRGIKAFMENSFPIHAKGEEMKCPCKVCVNRYWHTQIVIYDHLICSGPSPLHMKWICEVSHTKIDGSTDLMDSGTGIDFEDNLGEMFNCTGKKFRDLENDYESLTNAEARKFYGHVREGKQPLYPGSTKFSRLSFLIKLYHLKCAHGISESAFGELLELIRDAFPDAQIPLSLNAAKNMIKDLGLHYEKIHACRNNCMLYWGENKDKEKCDNCGVSRWVLPEKKGNDASDPGQVVHKVPANVMRYFPLKPRLQRLYMCKEYSKLMKWHDMGRQQDGKVRHPADTEAWKTIDADYPDFSLENRNVSLGVASDGFNPYRSMNLSHSTWPIVLVNYNLPPWLCMKQENLILSTLISGPDSPKNSIDVFMQPLIAELKELWEVGVNTYDALADEDFNLRARVLWTISDFPGYAMLSGWSTKGKLGCPVCHYETSSLYLKHSKKMCYMNHRKFLPSAHKWRMDTKRFNGVIEMGQCPSVLTGTDIEELLSGYVNQFGLQNKKAKSKTEGPFKKKSIFFDLPYWKHNPLRHNLDAMHIEKNVCDNILGTLLNISGKTKDHVAARKDLQEMGIRKPLHPVLSEDGAHHEIRAAIFDLSNKEKEIFCSVLENTKLPYGCASNIGRYVHTKERKVVGYKSHDAHFILHYLL